In Pelmatolapia mariae isolate MD_Pm_ZW linkage group LG13, Pm_UMD_F_2, whole genome shotgun sequence, a genomic segment contains:
- the LOC134640220 gene encoding polymeric immunoglobulin receptor-like: protein MFEVYSLTGMAAHLIILLLFSVLKGLHSITTVSKVSVKAGQSISIPCLYETKYQNHVKYLCEGYYWMSCRYAVKTNEADPSGKYSISDDKKQNIFTVTINQLTNKNTDYWCAVEINGEVDDGVHFKLSVTTGTTSIYVNHQTITGYIGESITIRCHHSNSGEMRWCRLGRNCVTGSSGSTDGTTVTTHMRDPYVFTVTMSGLRLKDSGWYWCAEGDIQIPVYLNVTEKLPLNTIMISTTSTDSRTTHGSETIIKMEQWNNSTVVENKENRDSFVPRILIIPLNVLISIVIVVLFIWFILRHKQRKADSSVTPMAEEEIIYSDVRPKKRSLAKVDKEVTYSDVRPKEKNSAKRSFAESETEILYSSVVTKQRMKRGDGKDTEVTLEHIS, encoded by the exons ATGTTTGAAGTCTACTCACTCACAGGCATGGCTGCTCATCTCATCATTCTTCTTCTCTTCAGTGTGCTCAAAG GACTTCACAGCATAACTACAGTCAGTAAAGTATCAGTGAAAGCTGGACAATCGATCTCCATCCCATGTCTCTATGAGACCAAATACCAAAACCATGTGAAGTACTTGTGTGAAGGATATTATTGGATGTCCTGCAGatatgcagtaaaaacaaatgaagcagaCCCTTCAGGAAAATATTCAATCTCTgatgacaaaaaacagaacatttttactGTGACTATAAACCAGctgacaaataaaaacactgattaCTGGTGTGCAGTGGAGATTAATGGAGAGGTGGATGATGGAGTGCATTTTAAACTTTCAGTTACCACTG gTACCACCAGTATCTATGTGAATCATCAGACAATTACAGGATATATTGGAGAAAGCATAACTATTAGATGCCACCACAGTAACTCTGGAGAAATGAGGTGGTGCAGGCTGGGCAGGAACTGTGTGACAGGATCATCTGGATCCACAGATGGAACAACAGTGACCACTCATATGAGAGACCCATATGTTTTCACAGTGACCATGAGTGGATTAAGATTAAAGGACAGTGGCTGGTATTGGTGTGCTGAAGGGGACATTCAGATACCAGTATATTTAAATGTTACTGAGAAACTTCCACTTAATACTA TCATGATCTCTACTACTAGTACTGACAGTAGAACTACTCATGGAAGTGAAACCATTATCAAAATGGAACAATGGAACAATTCTACAGTagtagaaaataaagaaaacag AGATTCATTTGTGCCAAGGATCCTCATCATCCCTCTGAATGTGTTGATCTCAATTGTAATTGTGGTGTTGTTCATCTGGTTTATACTGAGACACA AGCAGAGGAAAGCAGACTCATCAGTCACACCAATG GCTGAAGAGGAAATAATATACTCTGATGTTAGACCCAAGAAAAGAAGTTTAGCCAAG GTGGACAAGGAAGTAACATACTCTGACGTTAGACCTAAGGAAAAAAATTCAGCCAAG AGGTCATTTGCTGAAAGTGAAACGGAAATCTTGTACAGTTCTGTTGTTACGAAACAGCGCATGAAAAGG GGTGACGGAAAAGACACAGAAGTTACATTAGAGCACATTAGCTAA